The following proteins come from a genomic window of Sorghum bicolor cultivar BTx623 chromosome 3, Sorghum_bicolor_NCBIv3, whole genome shotgun sequence:
- the LOC8074985 gene encoding peroxidase 72, with the protein MKKGSMMALLVPLAVALLLSGPSSLATAASGGGGPVEWGKLDPHFYDQSCPHAQHIVASIVGKAHYQDPRMAASLLRLHFHDCFVKGCDASLLLDSSGSIVSEKRSNPNKDSARGFEVIDEIKAALEAACPGTVSCADILALAARDSTVMTGGPGWIVPLGRRDSRGASVQGSNNDIPAPNNTLPTIITKFKLQGLDIVDLVALLGSHTIGDSRCTSFRQRLYNQTGNGLPDFTLDASYAATLRPRCPRSGGDQNLFFLDPITPFKFDNQYYKNILAYHGLLSSDEVLLTGSPATADLVKLYAANQDIFFQHFAQSMVKMGNISPLTGANGEIRKNCRRVNHS; encoded by the exons ATGAAGAAGGGCTCAATGATGGCCTTGTTGGTCCCTCTGGCTGTTGCGCTCCTCTTGTCAGGTCCATCGTCGTTGGCAACGGCGgcatccggcggcggcggccctgtGGAGTGGGGGAAGCTGGACCCGCACTTCTACGACCAGTCGTGCCCTCACGCGCAGCACATCGTGGCGTCCATCGTGGGGAAGGCGCATTACCAGGACCCGCGCATGGCCGCCTCCCTCCTCCGCCTCCACTTCCACGACTGCTTCGTCAAG GGCTGCGACGCGTCGCTGCTGCTGGACAGCAGCGGGTCCATCGTGAGCGAGAAGCGGTCCAACCCCAACAAGGACTCCGCCAGGGGCTTCGAGGTCATCGACGAGATCAAGGCCGCTCTCGAGGCTGCCTGCCCGGGAACCGTCTCCTGCGCCGACATCCTCGCGCTTGCTGCCCGCGACTCCACAGTCATG ACTGGCGGGCCTGGTTGGATCGTGCCGCTGGGGCGGAGGGACTCCCGTGGCGCCAGCGTGCAGGGCTCCAACAACGACATCCCGGCTCCCAACAACACTCTGCCCACCATCATCACCAAGTTCAAGCTCCAGGGCCTCGACATCGTCGACCTCGTCGCACTCCTCG GTAGCCACACCATCGGCGACTCCCGGTGCACcagcttccggcagcgcctgtaCAACCAGACGGGCAACGGCCTCCCAGACTTCACCCTAGACGCGTCCTACGCGGCGACGCTACGCCCACGCTGCCCGCGCTCGGGGGGTGACCAGAACCTCTTCTTCCTCGACCCCATCACGCCCTTTAAGTTTGACAACCAGTACTACAAGAACATCCTCGCCTACCATGGCCTCCTCAGCTCCGATGAGGTGCTCCTCACCGGCAGCCCCGCTACTGCCGACCTTGTCAAGCTCTATGCTGCCAACCAGGATATCTTCTTCCAGCACTTCGCGCAGTCCATGGTCAAGATGGGCAACATCTCGCCGCTCACGGGGGCCAATGGCGAGATCAGAAAGAACTGCAGGAGGGTTAACCACAGCTGA